The Aequorivita sublithincola DSM 14238 genome window below encodes:
- a CDS encoding YybH family protein, with product MKKLLLLFCILLTINAISQTEAADKEAILSVLKTQEKAWNQNDLEGFMQGYWKSDSLKFYGSKGVTNGWQKTLDNYRKGYPSKEYTGTLSFTIEAITKIEDDSYYVMGQFHLVRDVGNANGVFLIIFRKIEGEWKVIADLSC from the coding sequence ATGAAAAAACTACTTCTACTTTTTTGTATACTCTTAACGATAAATGCTATTTCCCAAACCGAAGCCGCCGATAAAGAAGCAATTCTTTCCGTACTGAAAACACAGGAAAAAGCTTGGAACCAAAACGATTTGGAGGGTTTTATGCAAGGCTATTGGAAAAGTGATTCATTAAAATTCTACGGTAGCAAAGGCGTTACGAATGGTTGGCAAAAAACATTGGACAACTACAGAAAAGGATATCCTTCAAAAGAGTATACTGGCACGCTTAGTTTTACAATTGAAGCAATCACTAAAATTGAAGACGACTCCTATTACGTAATGGGCCAGTTCCATTTGGTTCGGGATGTTGGAAATGCTAACGGGGTTTTCCTTATTATCTTCCGAAAAATTGAAGGAGAATGGAAAGTTATTGCAGATTTAAGTTGCTAA
- a CDS encoding AI-2E family transporter, which translates to MSDSKISINGIYLIKAFLILGSILTIFYFGASLLLPLFVAAIIAILLDKPTKKMKQWGLPNWLSITLSIVLMIVIFLLLTWLISSQINNIAGDWPTIKEKASEKLNSLSMWANERLNWDYKNYIDNNKRLVQKAESLGKTFLSSILNLLSQSLIIFIYIILLLMQKTMFINFFKKLVSDSSAMAALLRDSAKITSAYFIGKGKIMLFLFGIYYLGFTLGSVPYALFLALFAALFSIIPYVGNFIGGGFAVILSYLYSGSTPALIVIGVIAAAQLVENYILTPWIIGDETDLNPFITVFGVILFSSLWGMVGAIIALPIIGVLKVIFEHTNGMEAYAHLIKKKDS; encoded by the coding sequence TTGAGCGATTCCAAAATTTCCATTAACGGTATTTACCTAATCAAAGCATTCCTGATTTTGGGAAGTATTTTGACAATTTTTTATTTTGGGGCAAGTCTGTTGCTGCCTCTTTTTGTGGCGGCAATTATTGCGATTTTGCTGGATAAACCTACCAAAAAAATGAAACAATGGGGATTGCCCAATTGGTTGTCCATAACGTTATCTATAGTATTAATGATCGTTATTTTTTTGCTGCTAACCTGGCTTATAAGCTCCCAAATAAATAATATTGCTGGAGATTGGCCTACGATAAAAGAAAAGGCGAGTGAAAAATTGAATTCCCTTTCGATGTGGGCAAATGAACGTTTGAACTGGGATTATAAAAATTACATTGACAACAACAAAAGATTGGTGCAAAAGGCCGAAAGTTTAGGGAAAACGTTTCTTTCTTCAATACTAAATCTATTGTCGCAGTCACTTATCATCTTTATTTATATCATTCTTTTGTTAATGCAGAAGACAATGTTCATCAATTTTTTTAAAAAACTTGTTTCCGATTCTTCGGCAATGGCAGCACTTTTAAGAGATTCCGCAAAGATTACTAGTGCGTATTTCATTGGAAAAGGTAAAATTATGTTATTCCTCTTCGGAATATACTACCTCGGGTTTACCTTGGGTTCAGTGCCCTATGCTTTATTTTTGGCGCTTTTTGCAGCCTTATTTTCCATAATTCCGTATGTGGGTAATTTTATCGGCGGAGGTTTTGCTGTAATACTTTCGTATTTATATTCGGGCAGTACGCCTGCATTAATTGTTATTGGCGTAATTGCCGCAGCGCAATTAGTAGAGAATTATATTTTGACGCCGTGGATAATTGGTGATGAAACGGATCTCAACCCATTCATTACCGTATTTGGAGTTATTCTTTTTTCCTCGCTTTGGGGAATGGTGGGTGCAATTATTGCGTTACCAATAATTGGCGTGTTGAAAGTTATTTTTGAACACACTAATGGGATGGAGGCCTATGCACATTTAATTAAAAAGAAGGATTCATAA
- a CDS encoding DUF4407 domain-containing protein, with translation MLQRFFIFCSGADTAILDECSPGERTKYAGIGATVFFTAVMATIAAAYALYTIFDTYLSAIFFGIIWGLLIFNLDRFIVSTIKKRDNFFDELIQASPRIALAIIIAIVISKPLEMKIFEKEINQVLLTEKNEMTLANKDQLALQYTPSINALETEIESLKNEITTKETEVNNLYETYIAEAEGRKGTEKLGKGPVYKEKRDKHDSEQAALAELKKTNAEKITAAEAQVAILAVEYKTKVADTQPVIDGFDGLMARVNALDKLPWLPSLFIFLLFLAIETSPILAKLLSPKGAYDLKLEEQESALKSWVTQQKAQRDILVTTDRDINNRVYADIAEEQELYDYKRKKARELMQMQADAFYKQQKSIL, from the coding sequence ATGTTACAACGCTTTTTCATCTTCTGCTCTGGGGCAGATACAGCCATCCTTGACGAATGTTCTCCCGGCGAACGCACTAAATATGCCGGCATTGGCGCCACAGTGTTCTTTACAGCCGTTATGGCTACAATCGCCGCCGCTTATGCTCTTTACACGATTTTCGACACTTATCTCTCTGCTATTTTCTTCGGAATTATTTGGGGATTATTGATTTTCAATCTGGATAGATTTATCGTTTCCACCATTAAAAAAAGAGACAATTTTTTTGATGAATTGATACAGGCTTCCCCGAGAATTGCGCTAGCAATAATCATCGCGATAGTAATTTCAAAACCTTTGGAGATGAAAATTTTCGAAAAGGAAATCAACCAAGTATTGCTCACCGAGAAAAACGAAATGACCCTCGCCAACAAAGACCAATTGGCGCTTCAATACACTCCTTCCATAAATGCTTTGGAAACAGAAATCGAAAGTTTAAAAAATGAAATAACCACAAAAGAAACTGAAGTAAACAATCTTTACGAAACCTATATAGCTGAAGCCGAAGGCAGAAAAGGAACCGAAAAACTAGGCAAAGGTCCCGTTTATAAAGAAAAACGCGATAAACATGATTCAGAACAAGCTGCATTAGCAGAGTTAAAGAAAACCAATGCCGAAAAGATAACAGCTGCAGAGGCTCAAGTAGCAATCCTCGCCGTAGAATACAAAACAAAAGTTGCAGACACTCAACCCGTAATAGACGGTTTCGATGGTTTGATGGCGCGCGTAAATGCTTTGGATAAACTTCCGTGGTTGCCTTCACTTTTTATCTTTTTATTATTCCTCGCCATTGAAACTTCGCCAATTCTAGCAAAACTTTTATCTCCAAAAGGCGCTTACGATTTAAAGCTGGAAGAACAGGAAAGTGCATTAAAATCGTGGGTAACGCAACAAAAAGCGCAACGAGATATTTTGGTAACCACAGACCGAGACATCAACAACAGAGTGTATGCAGACATAGCCGAGGAACAAGAACTTTACGACTACAAACGCAAAAAAGCCCGCGAATTGATGCAAATGCAAGCCGATGCTTTTTATAAGCAGCAGAAGAGTATTTTATAA
- a CDS encoding aminotransferase class III-fold pyridoxal phosphate-dependent enzyme, giving the protein MSIITTEQASKIAFEHFNITAKASKLDGYVDENFLLKTGSNEKFLLKISSEENSEQLDFQVEILKYLSTKEHAVSLPEVVSNNEGNSLSKFQNNKTARILTWLPGRLWATVNPKTESLRISLGEAAGSLTTALKDFEHPAAHRNLDWDLANSTWTSEHINRFLGKAKEIVQHFQNRFEEIQTTYKNLPKSIVHNDLNDYNILVSDDLSNPKVSGLIDFGDSVFTQTINDLAIVLAYAIMDLPDPLSAALEVVKGYNKNYKISENELKCLYILVGMRLVTTVTNASIKKEEFPNDDYYVISEKPAWNLLKKWFDVNENFAYYSFRNACGYSAHPLEEKFENWSKKNQVSLKTMFPTVASEKVMNLDMSVGSTLLGNPSEYSDAEVSEFKLKQFQKHFPKTILLNGYLETRPFYTTDAFKSEGNNGPQYRTVHLGTDFWVPAQTAVHAPFNGTVKIIHHNNYDKDYGPMLILEHTFEESKFYSLYGHLTLTSLGILKVGQQVKQGDLIAYIGSPNENGNWAPHLHFQLILDLLGNDENFNGVALPSNAEIWKSICPNPNFIFKEELNTSEEKISEENIINFRNNHLGKGLSLSYDKPLHIVRGEGVYLIDIDGRKYLDTVNNVNHVGHQHPKVVAAGQKQMAVLNTNTRYLHEEIIGYAEALLKKLPPHLSVIHIVNSGSEANELALRMAKTITGNKDILAIEVGYHGNTNAVMDVSSYKFEGKGGFPKPETTHILPLPDSYRGKYTSENCGIDYANHAKEIIENLKVEGKEIAGFIGESMISCGGQIVPPKNYFKEVYKHVHEAGGICIADEVQTGFGRMGKTFWAFELYDVQPDIVTMGKPAGNAHPLAIVACTKEVAEKFNTGMEYFNTFGGNPVSCAIGRAVLEVVEEENLQENALKVGGFLIAELKTLQKQFPIIGDVRGEGLFLGFELNDSNKNPLPEHASYLANRMKQLGILMSIDGPDHNVLKIKPPMVFSKENAEELIFRLKTVFGEDYMLKF; this is encoded by the coding sequence ATGTCCATAATTACTACTGAGCAAGCTTCAAAAATAGCTTTTGAACATTTCAATATTACAGCCAAAGCTTCAAAACTTGATGGTTATGTTGATGAGAACTTTCTTTTGAAAACTGGTTCGAATGAAAAATTTCTTCTGAAAATTTCTTCTGAAGAAAACAGTGAACAACTAGATTTTCAAGTTGAAATATTGAAATATCTTTCAACAAAAGAACACGCTGTTTCGTTACCTGAAGTTGTTTCAAACAATGAAGGAAATTCACTTTCAAAATTTCAAAATAATAAAACCGCAAGAATATTAACGTGGCTTCCCGGAAGACTTTGGGCAACTGTAAACCCAAAAACAGAAAGCTTACGAATCAGTTTAGGCGAAGCTGCTGGAAGTTTAACGACTGCCCTAAAAGATTTTGAACATCCCGCCGCACATAGAAATTTAGATTGGGATTTGGCGAATTCCACTTGGACTTCAGAACATATAAATCGTTTTTTAGGAAAAGCAAAAGAAATTGTTCAACACTTTCAAAACCGTTTTGAAGAAATTCAAACCACTTATAAAAACCTTCCAAAAAGTATAGTTCACAATGATTTAAACGATTATAATATTTTAGTTTCCGACGACTTAAGTAATCCAAAAGTTTCGGGATTAATTGATTTTGGCGATTCAGTTTTCACGCAAACCATTAACGATCTGGCTATTGTTTTGGCGTATGCAATTATGGATCTGCCTGATCCACTTTCTGCAGCTTTGGAAGTTGTTAAAGGATATAACAAGAACTACAAAATTTCGGAAAATGAGCTGAAATGTCTGTACATTTTGGTTGGAATGCGCCTCGTTACAACCGTTACGAACGCTTCCATAAAAAAAGAAGAATTCCCGAACGATGATTATTACGTAATTAGCGAAAAACCTGCTTGGAATTTATTGAAAAAATGGTTCGATGTGAACGAAAATTTCGCCTATTATTCTTTCAGAAATGCTTGTGGATATTCTGCGCATCCGTTGGAAGAAAAATTTGAAAACTGGTCAAAAAAGAATCAAGTTTCTTTAAAAACAATGTTTCCAACCGTTGCTTCTGAAAAAGTAATGAATCTCGATATGAGCGTTGGAAGCACACTACTTGGCAATCCTTCGGAATACAGCGATGCTGAAGTTTCTGAATTTAAACTGAAACAATTTCAAAAGCATTTTCCTAAAACTATTTTGCTAAACGGCTATTTAGAAACACGGCCTTTTTACACAACAGATGCCTTTAAAAGCGAAGGCAATAACGGCCCGCAATACAGAACCGTTCACTTGGGAACCGATTTTTGGGTACCCGCGCAAACAGCAGTCCACGCTCCTTTTAATGGCACAGTAAAAATAATTCATCACAACAATTACGACAAAGATTACGGTCCAATGCTAATCTTGGAACACACTTTTGAAGAATCAAAATTTTATTCTCTTTATGGTCATTTAACGCTCACTTCTTTGGGAATTTTAAAAGTTGGGCAGCAAGTAAAACAGGGCGACCTCATCGCTTACATCGGCTCGCCAAACGAAAATGGCAATTGGGCGCCGCATCTGCACTTCCAACTTATTTTGGATCTTTTGGGAAATGATGAAAATTTCAATGGCGTGGCTTTGCCTTCAAATGCTGAAATTTGGAAAAGCATCTGCCCCAATCCTAACTTTATTTTTAAAGAGGAGTTGAATACTTCGGAAGAAAAGATTTCAGAAGAAAATATAATCAATTTCAGAAATAATCACCTTGGAAAAGGTTTGAGTCTTTCCTATGACAAACCCTTGCACATCGTTCGCGGCGAAGGCGTTTACTTGATTGACATTGATGGCAGAAAATATCTAGACACCGTAAACAACGTAAATCACGTAGGCCATCAGCATCCCAAAGTGGTTGCCGCCGGGCAAAAACAAATGGCGGTTTTAAATACCAACACGCGATATCTTCACGAAGAAATTATTGGGTATGCAGAAGCTCTACTGAAAAAGCTACCACCACATTTATCTGTAATTCATATTGTAAATTCGGGTAGTGAAGCCAACGAACTTGCGCTACGAATGGCAAAAACCATTACAGGCAACAAAGATATTTTGGCGATAGAAGTTGGTTACCACGGAAACACGAATGCCGTTATGGATGTGAGTTCCTATAAATTTGAAGGAAAAGGCGGTTTCCCAAAACCTGAAACAACGCATATTCTTCCGCTTCCGGATTCCTATCGCGGAAAATATACTTCTGAAAACTGCGGAATTGACTACGCAAATCACGCAAAGGAAATCATTGAAAACTTAAAAGTTGAAGGAAAGGAGATCGCAGGTTTCATTGGTGAAAGCATGATAAGTTGCGGTGGGCAAATTGTTCCGCCCAAAAACTATTTTAAAGAAGTTTACAAACACGTTCACGAAGCTGGCGGTATTTGTATTGCAGACGAAGTGCAAACAGGTTTTGGCAGAATGGGCAAAACTTTTTGGGCGTTTGAACTTTACGATGTTCAGCCAGATATTGTAACAATGGGAAAACCTGCAGGTAACGCACATCCGCTTGCAATTGTAGCTTGCACTAAAGAAGTGGCAGAAAAATTCAATACTGGAATGGAGTATTTCAATACTTTTGGTGGAAATCCAGTTTCCTGTGCCATTGGTCGCGCGGTTTTGGAAGTTGTTGAAGAGGAAAATCTGCAAGAGAATGCTCTAAAAGTTGGAGGATTTTTAATAGCTGAATTGAAAACCCTACAAAAGCAATTTCCAATTATTGGTGATGTTCGCGGCGAAGGCTTGTTTTTAGGGTTTGAATTGAATGATTCAAATAAAAATCCGTTACCCGAACATGCTTCCTATTTGGCAAACAGAATGAAACAACTCGGCATTTTGATGAGCATTGACGGCCCAGATCACAATGTCTTAAAAATAAAACCGCCCATGGTTTTCAGTAAAGAAAATGCAGAAGAGCTTATCTTTAGATTGAAAACTGTTTTTGGAGAAGATTATATGTTGAAATTCTAA
- a CDS encoding metal-dependent hydrolase yields the protein MDSVTQIVLGAAVGEAVLGKKIGNKAMLLGAIAGTIPDLDVIANYFTDTVSALEMHRGFTHSIVFAVVFGLLFGWLLSLWDKRASFKEWSWFWFLCFVTHPLLDAHTTWGTQLFWPLDLRLAYKNIFVIDPLYTLPFLVFLILAMFQKRGSIKRRKFNNLGLIISSAYMLLTLILKGITYYKFENALKNQNIAYSEIQTKPSPMNTILWTANVETEDAFLIGDYSFFDSKPIQFYANPKNHEALGDLRENEKVNRLIKITQGWYTISEKPEGIYLNDLRFGKISVDPNSDKYAFSFLIEKVGDDVKITEEPKEVREGGKLLLDLWKRIKGN from the coding sequence ATGGATTCAGTAACACAAATAGTTTTGGGTGCCGCCGTTGGCGAAGCGGTCTTAGGGAAAAAAATTGGCAACAAAGCAATGCTTTTAGGAGCTATTGCTGGTACAATTCCAGATTTAGATGTTATTGCAAATTATTTTACCGATACTGTTTCGGCATTAGAAATGCACCGCGGGTTTACACATTCCATTGTTTTTGCGGTAGTTTTTGGGTTGCTCTTTGGATGGCTTCTATCTCTTTGGGATAAACGTGCAAGTTTTAAGGAATGGTCGTGGTTTTGGTTTCTCTGTTTCGTAACGCATCCTTTGCTGGACGCGCATACAACTTGGGGCACGCAACTTTTCTGGCCGCTGGATCTTCGTTTGGCTTACAAAAACATATTTGTAATTGATCCACTTTATACGTTGCCATTTCTAGTGTTTTTAATTTTGGCGATGTTTCAAAAAAGAGGAAGTATCAAAAGGCGAAAATTCAATAATCTCGGGTTGATAATTAGTAGCGCATATATGTTACTTACACTAATTTTAAAGGGAATAACATATTATAAATTTGAAAATGCGTTGAAAAATCAAAATATTGCTTATTCTGAAATACAGACCAAACCCAGTCCAATGAACACCATTTTGTGGACGGCAAATGTGGAAACCGAAGACGCGTTTTTGATTGGGGATTATTCCTTTTTCGATTCGAAACCGATTCAGTTTTATGCGAATCCAAAAAACCACGAAGCATTGGGAGATTTAAGAGAAAATGAAAAAGTAAATAGACTTATAAAAATTACCCAAGGTTGGTACACTATTTCTGAAAAACCTGAAGGAATTTATTTAAATGATCTTCGTTTTGGGAAGATAAGTGTGGATCCAAACTCAGATAAATATGCCTTCAGTTTTCTTATTGAAAAAGTAGGTGACGACGTTAAAATTACCGAAGAACCCAAAGAAGTTAGGGAAGGAGGCAAGTTGCTTTTAGATCTTTGGAAGCGAATAAAAGGAAATTAG
- a CDS encoding DUF2256 domain-containing protein — protein sequence MTKKADLPQKICITCGRPFSWRKKWERDWENVLYCSKKCQKNKSNPSV from the coding sequence ATGACAAAGAAAGCTGATCTTCCTCAAAAAATCTGTATTACTTGCGGCCGCCCATTTTCGTGGCGAAAGAAATGGGAAAGGGATTGGGAAAACGTGTTATATTGTAGTAAAAAATGTCAGAAAAACAAAAGCAATCCATCGGTTTAG
- a CDS encoding cryptochrome/photolyase family protein gives MKTLRLILGDQLNHKHSWYSKPEKDTLYFMAEMRQETDYVHHHIQKVVGFFAAMRNFYEHLKDNGHQVIYYEIDSEANKQDLVENLKDLIQKHDIEKFEYQLPDEYRLDEQLRNFCDSLNIENEVFDTEHFYTTRIEMADFYKGKKEMTMEYFYRDMRKKHELLMENKTNPEGGKWNFDKSNRNKWNGKPEIPHEKGFRKDVSSILTQIEKQKIKTIGNINASNFNWPTSRADSLKVLNYFCDNLLIHFGDYQDALHTEQAFLFHSRLSFSLNTKMLSPKEVVNKVIETYYDRKSEIDISQVEGFVRQILGWREYMRGMYWMKMPEYQNLNKLDNQNKLPDFYWTGKTKMNCLSHSITQSLDNAYAHHIQRLMITGNFALLTQINPDEVDAWYLGIYIDAIEWVEMPNTRGMSQYADGGIVATKPYISSGSYINKMSNYCKVCTYNVNEKTGENACPFNSLYWNFLNEKRTHFKNNQRMNMMMSLLEKMNSETLEAHITRAHEIIENPDNF, from the coding sequence ATGAAAACACTTCGACTTATACTTGGCGATCAACTTAACCACAAGCATTCTTGGTATTCAAAACCCGAAAAGGATACGTTGTATTTTATGGCTGAAATGCGGCAGGAAACTGATTATGTACACCATCATATTCAAAAAGTTGTTGGGTTTTTTGCAGCGATGCGAAATTTCTATGAGCATTTAAAAGACAACGGACATCAAGTTATTTATTATGAAATTGATTCCGAAGCAAACAAACAAGATTTGGTTGAAAACCTTAAAGATTTAATTCAAAAGCACGACATTGAAAAGTTTGAATACCAACTTCCCGATGAATACAGATTGGACGAACAATTGCGAAATTTTTGCGATAGTCTAAATATTGAAAACGAAGTTTTTGACACGGAACATTTCTACACCACTCGCATCGAAATGGCCGATTTCTACAAAGGCAAAAAGGAAATGACGATGGAATATTTCTATCGCGATATGCGAAAGAAGCACGAGCTTTTAATGGAAAATAAAACCAATCCCGAAGGCGGAAAGTGGAATTTTGATAAAAGTAATCGTAATAAATGGAATGGCAAACCCGAGATTCCCCACGAAAAGGGATTTCGAAAAGATGTTTCTTCAATTTTGACACAGATTGAAAAGCAAAAAATAAAAACTATTGGAAACATCAATGCTTCAAATTTTAATTGGCCCACTTCGCGAGCGGACAGTTTAAAAGTACTCAACTATTTTTGTGATAATTTATTGATTCATTTTGGCGATTATCAGGATGCGCTTCATACGGAACAAGCTTTTCTGTTTCATTCGCGGCTTTCATTTTCATTGAATACAAAAATGCTTTCGCCAAAAGAAGTTGTGAATAAAGTGATAGAAACCTATTACGACAGAAAATCTGAAATTGACATTTCGCAAGTAGAAGGATTTGTGCGGCAAATTTTAGGTTGGCGAGAATATATGCGTGGTATGTATTGGATGAAAATGCCAGAGTATCAAAACCTGAATAAATTGGACAATCAAAATAAATTGCCTGATTTTTATTGGACTGGGAAAACAAAAATGAATTGTTTAAGCCATTCAATTACTCAAAGTCTGGATAATGCATACGCGCATCATATTCAGCGATTAATGATTACAGGAAACTTTGCGCTTCTCACTCAAATAAATCCCGATGAAGTAGATGCTTGGTATTTGGGAATTTATATTGACGCAATAGAATGGGTAGAAATGCCAAATACAAGAGGAATGAGCCAATACGCCGATGGCGGAATTGTAGCGACAAAACCCTATATTTCCAGCGGTAGTTACATCAATAAAATGAGCAATTATTGCAAAGTGTGTACTTACAATGTGAATGAAAAAACTGGAGAAAATGCCTGTCCGTTCAATTCACTTTATTGGAATTTTCTAAATGAAAAACGCACACATTTCAAAAATAATCAACGGATGAATATGATGATGAGTTTATTGGAAAAAATGAATTCTGAAACTTTGGAAGCGCATATTACAAGAGCTCACGAGATTATTGAGAATCCCGATAATTTTTAA
- a CDS encoding DASH family cryptochrome has product MSEKQKQSIGLVWFTKDLRVGDNHSLSKALTENEKVIGVYFFDPRHFDTTVYGFKKTEKFRAKFLIETVENLRKNLQKLNISLLVFHEKPEVIFPQLVEKYQIKSIYFQREWTSEEVAVSKNIQQKSPDCKLIKTYDQFLFHSGDIPYSDFSEIPEVFTNFRKKVEANTKVRKCDGKPEIQSQINLVENNTEIPTLSDLGLEDFETDSRSAFPFKGGEDAGEERLKEYFWETKSLAKYKETRNGLLGEDYSSKFSAWLANGSLSPRFIYEEVKRFESEITENESTYWLIFELLWRDYFKYVSLKHGSKIFHLNGISQKDLDWNKNSKIFKKWIEGSLEEPFINANMKEITATGFMSNRGRQNVNSFWAKELLQDWRVGAAYFESMLIDYDVHSNWGNWMYNSGVGNDPRDRKFNIKMQAERYDADGKYQKTWLK; this is encoded by the coding sequence ATGTCAGAAAAACAAAAGCAATCCATCGGTTTAGTTTGGTTTACCAAAGATCTTCGTGTAGGCGATAATCATTCACTTTCAAAGGCTCTAACCGAAAATGAAAAAGTAATCGGTGTGTATTTTTTCGATCCACGTCATTTTGACACCACAGTATATGGTTTTAAAAAAACTGAAAAATTCCGTGCGAAATTCTTGATTGAAACAGTTGAAAATCTGCGAAAGAATCTTCAAAAGCTCAATATAAGTCTTTTGGTTTTCCACGAGAAACCAGAAGTAATTTTTCCGCAGCTTGTCGAAAAATATCAAATAAAATCGATTTATTTTCAACGCGAATGGACAAGTGAAGAAGTTGCCGTGAGCAAGAATATTCAGCAAAAATCACCCGATTGTAAACTTATTAAGACTTACGATCAATTTTTGTTTCATTCCGGAGACATTCCGTATTCTGACTTTTCAGAAATTCCCGAAGTATTTACCAATTTTAGAAAAAAAGTTGAAGCAAATACTAAGGTTAGAAAATGTGACGGAAAACCTGAAATTCAGTCTCAAATAAATCTTGTAGAAAACAATACAGAAATTCCAACTTTGAGTGATTTAGGATTAGAAGATTTTGAAACGGATTCACGTTCGGCATTTCCATTCAAAGGAGGAGAAGATGCTGGGGAAGAACGTTTGAAGGAATATTTCTGGGAAACTAAAAGTCTTGCAAAATATAAAGAAACTAGAAATGGATTGTTGGGCGAAGATTACAGCTCCAAGTTTTCTGCTTGGCTAGCGAATGGTAGTCTTTCGCCACGTTTTATTTACGAAGAAGTGAAAAGATTTGAAAGTGAAATCACCGAAAACGAGAGTACGTATTGGTTGATTTTTGAATTATTGTGGCGCGATTATTTTAAATATGTTTCGTTGAAACACGGTTCTAAAATTTTTCATTTAAACGGTATTTCACAGAAAGATTTAGATTGGAACAAAAATTCCAAAATTTTCAAAAAGTGGATTGAGGGCAGTTTAGAAGAACCATTTATAAATGCAAATATGAAGGAAATCACTGCTACCGGCTTTATGAGCAACCGCGGAAGGCAAAATGTAAATAGTTTTTGGGCCAAAGAATTGTTGCAGGATTGGCGAGTTGGAGCTGCTTATTTTGAAAGTATGCTCATCGATTACGATGTACATAGCAATTGGGGCAATTGGATGTACAATAGTGGCGTTGGCAATGATCCGCGCGACCGAAAATTCAATATAAAAATGCAGGCAGAGCGTTATGATGCAGATGGAAAGTATCAAAAAACTTGGCTTAAATAA